A window from Gossypium raimondii isolate GPD5lz chromosome 7, ASM2569854v1, whole genome shotgun sequence encodes these proteins:
- the LOC105790716 gene encoding cyclin-C1-2 isoform X2, which produces MRRVYTRKSMSEYDPRLIAPTCLYLASKAEESTVQARLLVFYIKKLNSDEKYRYEIKEILEMEMKILEALNYYLVVFHPYRTLAQLLQDAGINDMSMTQLSWGLVNDTYKMDLILIHPPYLIALACMYIASVHREKDITTWFEELHVDMNVVKNISMEILDFYENYKISDERINAAFSKLDFKP; this is translated from the exons ATGAGACGCGTCTATACCAG aAAGAGCATGAGTGAATATGATCCACGTCTCATTGCTCCTACTTGCTTATATTTAGCATCCAAGGCGGAAGAAAGCACCGTGCAGGCTAGACTTCTTGTGTTTTACATCAAAAAATTAA ATTCTGATGAAAAGTATAGATATGAAATCAAAGAAATacttgaaatggaaatgaagattTTAGAAGCACTTAACTATTATTTAGTTGTATTTCATCCTTATCGCACGTTAGCTCA GTTGTTGCAGGATGCTGGCATAAATGATATGAGTATGACTCAATTATCTTG GGGACTCGTAAACGACACATACAAGATGGACCTTATTCTTATACATCCACCATATTTGATTGCCTTAGCTTGCATGTACATTGCTAGTGTACACAGAGAGAAAGATATCACCACTTGGTTTGAAGAGCTTCATGTCGATATGAATGTG GTGAAGAACATCTCCATGGAGATTTTAGATTTCTACGAAAACTACAAAATTTCAGATGAACGAATCAATGCTGCTTTCAGCAAACTCGATTTTAAGCCTTAG
- the LOC105790726 gene encoding uncharacterized protein LOC105790726 — MEPSPGCPVSHQHRPMILYPHHHHTILCPAHHNHHHTKSCPLHHHHHYTISCPLHHHHHHHHHHLITHHSHVIPTLAPLVSTTAPNETHHSGNPALQEQEYEQLQQVEEEDDEEDEPIFVLTDEWREFFAKSEAKRKLEKKQAKKKQKN, encoded by the exons ATGGAACCTTCGCCTGGATGCCCTGTTTCGCACCAACACCGTCCGATGATCCTCTATCCGCATCACCACCATACAATCCTCTGCCCTGCCCACCACAACCACCATCATACAAAAAGCTGCCCTCTCCACCATCACCACCACTATACAATAAGCTGCCctctccaccaccaccaccaccaccaccatcaccACCTCATTACTCACCATTCTCACGTAATCCCTACTTTAGCTCCTCTTGTGTCTACAACCGCGCCAAACGAAACCCACCATTCTGGCAATCC GGCGTTGCAAGAGCAAGAGTATGAACAACTACAACAGGTAGAAGAAGAGGATGATGAGGAAGATGAGCCCATTTTTGTTCTAACAGATGAATGGAGGGAGTTTTTTGCAAAATCCgaagcaaaaagaaaattgg AGAAGAAGCAGGCTAAGAAGaaacagaaaaattaa
- the LOC105790705 gene encoding LOW QUALITY PROTEIN: chloroplast envelope quinone oxidoreductase homolog (The sequence of the model RefSeq protein was modified relative to this genomic sequence to represent the inferred CDS: inserted 1 base in 1 codon), which produces IPTPNQGEVLVKLEAISLNPIEKGIWCPFSPKYFPYIPATDVAGEVIKVGPRVTNYKTGDKVDAMLNHPTGGGLAEYAVAKDNLIVLRPPEVSAAEGASLPVAGLAALQSVTESARVKLDGTGRHVNLLITTASGGVGQYAVQLAKLGNTHVTATCGAHNLDLVKSLGADEVLDYKTPDGVARKYDVVIHCEMDIPGSTFEPNLSTNGKVIDSKHXVKAEEAWAKISDGHATGKIIVEPSVL; this is translated from the exons ATCCCAACTCCAAATCAAGGTGAAGTTTTGGTTAAATTGGAGGCAATTAGTCTAAATCCAATAGAGAAAGGGATATGGTGCCCATTTTCACCAAAATATTTCCCCTACATAC CAGCTACTGATGTAGCCGGAGAAGTCATAAAGGTCGGACCGAGAGTCACAAATTACAAAACCGGGGACAAAGTTGATGCTATGCTTAATCATCCT ACTGGAGGCGGACTAGCTGAATATGCTGTGGCTAAGGACAACTTGATAGTTTTAAGGCCACCGGAAGTATCAGCAGCCGAAGGTGCAAGTTTGCCCGTTGCCGGTCTCGCAGCTCTCCAGTCAGTTACTGAGTCAGCCAGGGTCAAGCTCGACGGAACTGGCCGGCATGTAAACCTCTTGATTACTACTGCTTCAGGTGGTGTAGGTCAATATGCAGTTCAACTAGCAAAGCTTGGAAACACACATGTGACAGCCACTTGTGGTGCTCATAATTTGGATTTAGTCAAGAGCCTCGGAGCAGATGAGGTTCTTGACTACAAAACTCCCGATGGGGTGGCTCGTAAATACGATGTCGTAATCCATTGTGAGATGGACATTCCTGGGTCTACATTTGAGCCTAATTTGAGTACAAACGGGAAGGTAATCGATTCGAAGC CCGTTAAGGCTGAAGAAGCATGGGCTAAGATCAGTGATGGTCATGCCACTGGTAAGATTATTGTGGAGCCTTCAGTTTTATGA
- the LOC105790695 gene encoding chloroplast envelope quinone oxidoreductase homolog isoform X2, which produces MYFLQHVELQVPSPKQDEVLLKMEATSINPFDLRIQKGIVWPFLPRKFPHIPGIDAAGEVFEVGSGVKNFKAGDKVVAVLFNICGGGLAEFAVAKENLTVSRPPEVTAFQGAALPIAGLAAHECLLRTPGFNYEKTGQQLNLLITAASGGVGQYAVQLAKLGNAHVTATCGARNLDLVKSLGADEVLDYKTPDGAALKSPSGRKYDAVIHCATGFPWSTFKPNLSTNGKVFDITPTPSVFMTYALQKLTFSKKQLVPLLMTPKKEKLDFLLNFVKEGKIKAVIDSIHPLSKAEEAWAKSIDGHATGKIIVEP; this is translated from the exons ATGTATTTTCTGCAGCATGTTGAACTTCAAGTTCCTTCTCCAAAACAAGATGAAGTTTTACTAAAAATGGAGGCAACTAGTATAAATCCATTTGACTTGAGAATACAGAAAGGGATAGTGTGGCCATTTTTGCCTCGCAAATTCCCCCACATACCTG GTATTGATGCAGCAGGAGAAGTCTTCGAGGTCGGATCAGGAGTCAAGAATTTCAAAGCTGGCGATAAAGTTGTGGCCGTGCTTTTC AACATATGTGGAGGTGGACTGGCTGAATTTGCTGTGGCGAAGGAGAATTTGACAGTTTCAAGGCCCCCAGAGGTAACGGCTTTTCAAGGAGCAGCTTTACCAATCGCTGGCCTCGCAGCTCACGAGTGTCTCCTCCGTACTCCCGGGTTCAACTACGAAAAAACCGGCCAGCAACTAAACCTCCTGATTACTGCCGCATCGGGCGGCGTAGGTCAATACGCAGTTCAACTCGCAAAGCTTGGAAACGCACACGTGACAGCCACTTGTGGCGCACGTAATCTTGATTTAGTCAAGAGCCTCGGAGCAGACGAGGTTCTCGACTACAAGACCCCTGACGGGGCAGCTCTCAAAAGCCCTTCCGGCCGCAAATACGACGCTGTAATCCACTGCGCAACCGGCTTTCCTTGGTCCACTTTCAAGCCCAATTTGAGCACAAACGGCAAAGTATTCGACATTACTCCTACTCCTAGTGTTTTCATGACTTACGCTTTACAAAAGCTTACCTTTTCAAAGAAACAATTAGTTCCATTGCTTATGACACCTAAGAAAGAGAAACTCGATTTTCTTCTTAATTTCGTGAAAGAAGGGAAGATTAAAGCCGTAATCGATTCGATACATCCCTTAAGTAAGGCCGAAGAAGCATGGGCTAAAAGCATTGATGGCCATGCCACTGGTAAGATCATTGTGGAACCTTAA
- the LOC105790716 gene encoding cyclin-C1-2 isoform X1: MAANFWTSSHFEQLLDPEEVDVVHQLDKDKGLTLEEFKLIKMHMTNCILKLAQSVKVRQRVVATAVTYMRRVYTRKSMSEYDPRLIAPTCLYLASKAEESTVQARLLVFYIKKLNSDEKYRYEIKEILEMEMKILEALNYYLVVFHPYRTLAQLLQDAGINDMSMTQLSWGLVNDTYKMDLILIHPPYLIALACMYIASVHREKDITTWFEELHVDMNVVKNISMEILDFYENYKISDERINAAFSKLDFKP; the protein is encoded by the exons atggcGGCCAATTTCTGGACTTCTTCTCACTT CGAGCAGCTTTTGGACCCGGAAGAAGTGGATGTGGTTCATCAGCTAGATAAAGATAAAGGCTTAACTCTCGAGGAATTTAAGCTCATTAAGATGCATATGACGAATT GTATATTGAAACTGGCTCAGTCTGTTAAAGTGAGGCAAAG GGTTGTAGCAACTGCAGTTACGTATATGAGACGCGTCTATACCAG aAAGAGCATGAGTGAATATGATCCACGTCTCATTGCTCCTACTTGCTTATATTTAGCATCCAAGGCGGAAGAAAGCACCGTGCAGGCTAGACTTCTTGTGTTTTACATCAAAAAATTAA ATTCTGATGAAAAGTATAGATATGAAATCAAAGAAATacttgaaatggaaatgaagattTTAGAAGCACTTAACTATTATTTAGTTGTATTTCATCCTTATCGCACGTTAGCTCA GTTGTTGCAGGATGCTGGCATAAATGATATGAGTATGACTCAATTATCTTG GGGACTCGTAAACGACACATACAAGATGGACCTTATTCTTATACATCCACCATATTTGATTGCCTTAGCTTGCATGTACATTGCTAGTGTACACAGAGAGAAAGATATCACCACTTGGTTTGAAGAGCTTCATGTCGATATGAATGTG GTGAAGAACATCTCCATGGAGATTTTAGATTTCTACGAAAACTACAAAATTTCAGATGAACGAATCAATGCTGCTTTCAGCAAACTCGATTTTAAGCCTTAG
- the LOC105790695 gene encoding chloroplast envelope quinone oxidoreductase homolog isoform X1, giving the protein MAKNTMMRAVQYNTYGGGAAALKHVELQVPSPKQDEVLLKMEATSINPFDLRIQKGIVWPFLPRKFPHIPGIDAAGEVFEVGSGVKNFKAGDKVVAVLFNICGGGLAEFAVAKENLTVSRPPEVTAFQGAALPIAGLAAHECLLRTPGFNYEKTGQQLNLLITAASGGVGQYAVQLAKLGNAHVTATCGARNLDLVKSLGADEVLDYKTPDGAALKSPSGRKYDAVIHCATGFPWSTFKPNLSTNGKVFDITPTPSVFMTYALQKLTFSKKQLVPLLMTPKKEKLDFLLNFVKEGKIKAVIDSIHPLSKAEEAWAKSIDGHATGKIIVEP; this is encoded by the exons ATGGCTAAGAATACTATGATGCGTGCTGTTCAGTACAACACCTATGGCGGAGGTGCCGCTGCTTTGAAA CATGTTGAACTTCAAGTTCCTTCTCCAAAACAAGATGAAGTTTTACTAAAAATGGAGGCAACTAGTATAAATCCATTTGACTTGAGAATACAGAAAGGGATAGTGTGGCCATTTTTGCCTCGCAAATTCCCCCACATACCTG GTATTGATGCAGCAGGAGAAGTCTTCGAGGTCGGATCAGGAGTCAAGAATTTCAAAGCTGGCGATAAAGTTGTGGCCGTGCTTTTC AACATATGTGGAGGTGGACTGGCTGAATTTGCTGTGGCGAAGGAGAATTTGACAGTTTCAAGGCCCCCAGAGGTAACGGCTTTTCAAGGAGCAGCTTTACCAATCGCTGGCCTCGCAGCTCACGAGTGTCTCCTCCGTACTCCCGGGTTCAACTACGAAAAAACCGGCCAGCAACTAAACCTCCTGATTACTGCCGCATCGGGCGGCGTAGGTCAATACGCAGTTCAACTCGCAAAGCTTGGAAACGCACACGTGACAGCCACTTGTGGCGCACGTAATCTTGATTTAGTCAAGAGCCTCGGAGCAGACGAGGTTCTCGACTACAAGACCCCTGACGGGGCAGCTCTCAAAAGCCCTTCCGGCCGCAAATACGACGCTGTAATCCACTGCGCAACCGGCTTTCCTTGGTCCACTTTCAAGCCCAATTTGAGCACAAACGGCAAAGTATTCGACATTACTCCTACTCCTAGTGTTTTCATGACTTACGCTTTACAAAAGCTTACCTTTTCAAAGAAACAATTAGTTCCATTGCTTATGACACCTAAGAAAGAGAAACTCGATTTTCTTCTTAATTTCGTGAAAGAAGGGAAGATTAAAGCCGTAATCGATTCGATACATCCCTTAAGTAAGGCCGAAGAAGCATGGGCTAAAAGCATTGATGGCCATGCCACTGGTAAGATCATTGTGGAACCTTAA